In Dromaius novaehollandiae isolate bDroNov1 chromosome 2, bDroNov1.hap1, whole genome shotgun sequence, one DNA window encodes the following:
- the LOC112979655 gene encoding prostatic acid phosphatase-like, translated as MRARQLVCGIWSLCFMFCLFCVFLHQTTAKRKLKFVSLVFRHGDDTPQEFFPTDKHKEVARQQGYGQLTKLGIQKQYELGQYMRRRYSHFLSIAYKQCEIYIQSTDCDQTLMSAEASLAGLYPLTQSQIWNPKILWQPIPVHTVPLSHDNLLYLPFSHCPKYNQLLRETFATRDFQRQLKHYKPFLKFLAAHAGYPLKKLNTERIQKLSDTLQYEDINNYTLPVWATHGVRTKLIKLSELLLQAEFGFHKQIQKSRLQGGILLKNILKHIADARKPSNQQKMIMYSAHAATIVALQTALNVFSGKLPPYSACHFFELYQEKNGQYTIEMYYRNNSLRDPHPLTLPGCKFRCPLERFTQLVSPVLVHHWTRECRIKT; from the exons ATGAGAGCAAGACAGCTGGTGTGTGGAATTTGGAGTCTATGTTTCATGTTCTGCCTTTTCTGCGTTTTTCTTCACCAaaccactgcaaaaagaaaactgaagtttgTGTCATTA GTGTTTCGCCATGGTGATGATACCCCACAGGAGTTTTTTCCAACTGACAAGCATAAAGAAGTTGCAAGGCAGCAGGGATATGGACAACTTACCAAG CTCGGCATACAGAAACAGTACGAACTTGGCCAGTACATGCGGAGAAGATACTCTCATTTCCTGAGTATTGCATACAAGCAGTGTGAG ATTTACATTCAAAGCACTGATTGTGATCAAACACTTATGAGCGCTGAGGCAAGTCTTGCTGGGCTGTACCCACTGACACAGAGTCAGATTTGGAACCCCAAAATCCTTTGGCAGCCAATTCCAGTTCACACGGTGCCACTGTCACATGATAAT TTGCTATACTTACCTTTCTCACATTGCCCAAAATACAACCAGCTTCTGAGAGAAACCTTTGCAACAAGGGATTTCCAAAGGCAGCTCAAGCACTACAAG CCATTTCTCAAGTTTTTAGCCGCTCATGCTGGATACCCATTGAAGAAGCTGAACACTGAAAGAATTCAGAAGCTCTCCGACACTTTACAATATGAg GATATTAACAATTACACTTTACCTGTCTGGGCTACTCATGGTGTCAGGACCAAGCTGATAAAGCTCTCAGAATTGTTATTACAGGCGGAATTTGGGTTtcacaaacaaatacaaaaatcacGTTTACAGGGAG gtattcttttaaaaaatattctaaaacatATCGCAGATGCTAGAAAGCCTTCAAACCAGCAAAAGATGATTATGTATTCTGCG CATGCAGCCACTATTGTTGCTTTACAGACGGCACTCAATGTCTTCAGTGGGAAACTGCCTCCTTACAGTGCCTGTCATTTTTTTGAACTttaccaggaaaaaaatgg GCAATACACCATAGAAATGTACTATCGGAATAATTCTTTGAGAGATCCTCACCCACTCACCCTTCCTGGCTGCAAATTTCGCTGTCCACTAGAGAGATTTACTCAGTTGGTCTCGCCAGTCCTAGTACACCATTGGACAAGAGAATGTAGGATTAAGACATAA